One genomic region from Cellulomonas hominis encodes:
- a CDS encoding RNA polymerase sigma factor: MTPQTSTPTLPREFEHPALQDLVRRGRTSGSVDAAALRSACEAAQVEDAKRLKAVVRGLANAGITVSEPTAAAPRVAAATTAKARPSAKAVVAEDGEEAAAKPAAKKRAAAKPAAKKAVAGKAATAKPVKGSKAKGDDEVDEEDVDLEDVEIDDADLEAGDDATDAEDTTEEPEAEDAAAKPAAPGAKSEDETEDTGFVVSDRDEDDAPAQQVVTAGATADPVKDYLKQIGKVALLNAEQEVELAKRIEAGLFAEERLAAIGGELEPKARRELQWIAQDGRRAKNHLLEANLRLVVSLAKRYTGRGMLFLDLIQEGNLGLIRAVEKFDYTKGYKFSTYATWWIRQAITRAMADQARTIRIPVHMVEVINKLARVQRQMLQDLGREPTPEELAKELDMTPEKVVEVQKYGREPISLHTPLGEDGDSEFGDLIEDSEAVVPADAVSFTLLQEQLHQVLDTLSEREAGVVSMRFGLTDGQPKTLDEIGKVYGVTRERIRQIESKTMSKLRHPSRSQVLRDYLD, encoded by the coding sequence GTGACGCCCCAGACTTCCACCCCCACCCTTCCGCGTGAGTTCGAGCACCCCGCCCTGCAGGACCTCGTCCGCCGCGGGCGCACCAGCGGGAGCGTCGACGCCGCCGCCCTGCGCTCGGCGTGCGAGGCCGCCCAGGTGGAGGACGCCAAGCGGCTGAAGGCCGTCGTGCGCGGTCTGGCCAACGCCGGGATCACGGTGTCCGAGCCGACCGCCGCGGCCCCGCGCGTCGCTGCCGCGACCACCGCGAAGGCCCGCCCGTCCGCGAAAGCCGTCGTGGCCGAGGACGGCGAGGAGGCCGCCGCGAAGCCCGCCGCCAAGAAGCGCGCCGCCGCGAAGCCCGCCGCCAAGAAGGCCGTCGCCGGCAAGGCCGCCACCGCCAAGCCGGTCAAGGGGTCGAAGGCCAAGGGCGACGACGAGGTGGACGAGGAGGACGTGGACCTCGAGGACGTCGAGATCGACGACGCCGACCTCGAGGCCGGCGACGACGCCACCGACGCCGAGGACACCACCGAGGAGCCGGAGGCCGAGGACGCCGCCGCCAAGCCGGCCGCACCGGGCGCGAAGTCCGAGGACGAGACCGAGGACACCGGCTTCGTCGTGTCCGACCGCGACGAGGACGACGCCCCGGCGCAGCAGGTCGTCACCGCCGGCGCCACGGCCGACCCGGTCAAGGACTACCTCAAGCAGATCGGCAAGGTCGCGCTGCTGAACGCCGAGCAGGAGGTCGAGCTCGCCAAGCGCATCGAGGCCGGCCTGTTCGCCGAGGAGCGCCTCGCGGCGATCGGCGGCGAGCTCGAGCCGAAGGCCCGCCGCGAGCTGCAGTGGATCGCGCAGGACGGCCGTCGCGCCAAGAACCACCTGCTCGAGGCCAACCTCCGCCTGGTCGTCTCGCTCGCGAAGCGGTACACCGGCCGCGGCATGCTGTTCCTGGACCTCATCCAGGAGGGCAACCTCGGTCTGATCCGCGCGGTCGAGAAGTTCGACTACACCAAGGGCTACAAGTTCTCGACGTACGCCACCTGGTGGATCCGGCAGGCGATCACCCGCGCGATGGCCGACCAGGCCCGCACCATCCGCATCCCGGTGCACATGGTCGAGGTCATCAACAAGCTCGCGCGCGTCCAGCGGCAGATGCTGCAGGACCTCGGCCGGGAGCCCACGCCGGAGGAGCTCGCCAAGGAGCTCGACATGACCCCCGAGAAGGTCGTCGAGGTCCAGAAGTACGGCCGCGAGCCCATCTCGCTGCACACCCCGCTCGGTGAGGACGGCGACTCCGAGTTCGGTGACCTCATCGAGGACTCCGAGGCCGTGGTGCCCGCCGACGCGGTGAGCTTCACCCTGCTGCAGGAGCAGCTGCACCAGGTCCTCGACACGCTGTCCGAGCGCGAGGCCGGCGTGGTGTCCATGCGGTTCGGCCTCACCGACGGCCAGCCGAAGACCCTGGACGAGATCGGCAAGGTCTACGGCGTGACCCGCGAGCGGATCCGCCAGATCGAGTCGAAGACCATGTCCAAGCTGCGGCACCCCAGCCGCTCGCAGGTCCTGCGCGACTACCTGGACTGA
- a CDS encoding universal stress protein: MSIVVGYLATVEGRAALTAATGEAVRRSEPLVVVVSERGDESDEHKAELAAALDEARGSLESRGIPHDVRVIAGGRDVAEDLIATAEETGATLIVIGLRRRSPVGKLILGANAQRILLDSPCPVLAVKPDPS, translated from the coding sequence ATGAGCATCGTGGTCGGGTACCTGGCGACGGTCGAGGGGCGTGCCGCCCTCACCGCCGCGACGGGGGAGGCGGTCCGCCGCTCGGAGCCGCTCGTCGTGGTCGTGAGCGAGCGCGGCGACGAGAGCGACGAGCACAAGGCGGAGCTGGCCGCGGCGCTCGACGAGGCGCGCGGGTCCCTCGAGTCCCGGGGGATCCCGCACGACGTCCGGGTGATCGCCGGCGGCCGCGACGTGGCCGAGGACCTCATCGCCACGGCGGAGGAGACCGGCGCGACGCTCATCGTGATCGGCCTGCGGCGGCGCAGCCCCGTCGGCAAGCTGATCCTCGGCGCCAACGCGCAGCGCATCCTGCTCGACTCCCCGTGCCCCGTGCTCGCGGTCAAGCCCGACCCGAGCTGA
- a CDS encoding DUF4192 family protein, producing the protein MTTQTTASTRPDLATTPPGPAAPPDPGTCPDRGPARGAARTLLARLPRELRFRPRDCVLAVALRGPDRTPGLIARIALPDLLCPSGPELLGRLAGHLVADGASEVVVVVCCDGPDPRRPDEGLRADPGATASRAAAAACAALEDVGPLAVWLVTGDRYLGLGCRDARCCPPAGRPLADLGDPDPWGTAPPEVLRSRDDVGVVPRATAGRRRSAAAARSRWADARRRAVGSADVLAWRQRSLQTWRTALAAALEAGPDEPADLGPAQVGRIEAALDDTALRDAVVLTLVAPDEELADALVRHAPLGPSGPWDEEGLDDEDEPGDPDDPDDPEEVVPRATVPAWPPVGGRRVPDGRGAPDPVDGAPDGGRHRGAWRREAGAVSAGVRRALDTLVEPRRAREPDEALVDAACQVLEAVAAHGRAGRQAPALTVLALLAWWCGDGVRARVLVEQALAHDPGHRLAELLDRALALGLPPGWLRRGC; encoded by the coding sequence ATGACGACGCAGACGACCGCCAGCACCCGGCCCGACCTCGCCACCACCCCGCCCGGCCCCGCCGCCCCGCCCGACCCCGGCACGTGCCCCGACCGCGGTCCTGCCCGCGGTGCGGCGCGCACCCTGCTCGCCCGGCTCCCGCGCGAGCTCCGGTTCCGGCCGCGCGACTGCGTGCTCGCGGTCGCGCTGCGCGGACCGGACCGGACGCCCGGGCTCATCGCCCGCATCGCCCTGCCCGACCTGCTGTGCCCCTCGGGGCCGGAGCTGCTCGGCCGGCTCGCCGGGCACCTGGTGGCCGACGGCGCGAGCGAGGTCGTCGTGGTCGTGTGCTGCGACGGGCCGGACCCGCGGCGCCCGGACGAGGGGCTGCGCGCCGACCCCGGCGCGACCGCGAGCCGCGCGGCCGCCGCGGCGTGCGCCGCCCTCGAGGACGTCGGACCGCTCGCCGTGTGGCTCGTGACCGGGGACCGCTACCTCGGGCTCGGCTGCCGGGACGCCCGCTGCTGCCCGCCGGCCGGCCGGCCGCTCGCCGACCTGGGGGACCCCGACCCGTGGGGGACCGCCCCGCCGGAGGTGCTCCGGTCCCGGGACGACGTGGGCGTGGTTCCCCGGGCCACGGCGGGGCGACGGCGGTCCGCGGCGGCCGCGCGGTCGCGCTGGGCCGATGCCCGGCGGCGGGCGGTGGGGTCCGCGGACGTGCTGGCGTGGCGGCAGCGCTCGCTGCAGACGTGGCGCACCGCGCTGGCCGCGGCGCTGGAGGCGGGCCCGGACGAGCCTGCCGACCTCGGCCCGGCACAGGTCGGGCGGATCGAGGCCGCGCTCGACGACACCGCCCTGCGGGACGCGGTCGTCCTGACCCTCGTGGCGCCGGACGAGGAGCTCGCGGACGCCCTCGTCCGGCACGCGCCGCTGGGCCCGTCGGGCCCGTGGGACGAGGAGGGCCTCGACGACGAGGACGAGCCCGGCGACCCGGACGACCCGGACGACCCGGAGGAGGTCGTCCCGCGCGCGACCGTGCCGGCGTGGCCGCCGGTCGGCGGGCGGCGGGTGCCGGACGGGCGGGGCGCGCCCGACCCGGTCGACGGTGCACCCGACGGCGGGCGGCACCGCGGCGCGTGGCGGCGCGAGGCGGGCGCGGTGTCGGCCGGCGTGCGCCGCGCGCTCGACACCCTCGTCGAGCCGCGCCGCGCGCGGGAGCCCGACGAGGCGCTCGTCGACGCGGCGTGCCAGGTGCTCGAGGCGGTGGCCGCCCACGGCCGCGCCGGCCGGCAGGCGCCGGCACTGACCGTGCTGGCGCTGCTGGCGTGGTGGTGCGGGGACGGCGTGCGCGCCCGCGTGCTGGTCGAGCAGGCGCTGGCGCACGACCCGGGGCACCGGCTCGCCGAGCTGCTCGACCGGGCGCTCGCGCTCGGCCTGCCGCCGGGCTGGCTGCGTCGTGGCTGCTGA
- a CDS encoding polyprenyl synthetase family protein, which yields MSPAPALVDVEDLRTRVDALLTAHVEGLVPELAASGAGAAPLADELGRMLGGGKRLRAAFCYWSWRAHGGAPGSTEADVVLRVGAALELFQAAALFHDDVMDDSDTRRGRPSAHRRFAALHADEKWSGDPRRFGESAAILLGDLALVASEREFVHAVADLDPGRRARAHAVFERMRTEVTVGQYLDLLAQVLPWGDDPAADEARAREVIVAKTARYSVENPLLLGAVLAGADEVALESIREYGLPLGEAFQLRDDLLGVFGDPEATGKPAGDDLREGKRTVLVARAMGRAVATGDAELADALHAGLGDRGLDDASCRALADRIAGSGAVAEVEDLIAGLGDRAFAALAAAPLAEDGRDMLVRLAHAAVDRRA from the coding sequence GTGAGCCCCGCCCCCGCCCTGGTCGACGTCGAGGATCTCCGGACCCGGGTCGACGCCCTGCTGACGGCGCACGTGGAGGGGCTGGTCCCCGAGCTCGCCGCGTCGGGCGCGGGCGCGGCGCCGCTGGCCGACGAGCTCGGCCGGATGCTCGGCGGCGGCAAGCGGCTCCGCGCCGCGTTCTGCTACTGGTCCTGGCGCGCGCACGGCGGGGCGCCCGGGTCCACGGAGGCCGACGTGGTGCTGCGCGTCGGCGCCGCGCTCGAGCTGTTCCAGGCTGCGGCGCTGTTCCACGACGACGTGATGGACGACTCCGACACCCGCCGGGGCCGCCCGTCCGCGCACCGCCGGTTCGCCGCGCTGCACGCCGACGAGAAGTGGTCCGGCGACCCCCGCCGGTTCGGGGAGTCCGCGGCGATCCTGCTCGGCGACCTGGCGCTGGTGGCGAGCGAGCGCGAGTTCGTGCACGCCGTCGCCGACCTCGACCCAGGGCGCCGCGCCCGCGCGCACGCGGTGTTCGAGCGGATGCGCACCGAGGTGACCGTCGGCCAGTACCTCGACCTGCTCGCCCAGGTGCTCCCGTGGGGCGACGACCCGGCGGCGGACGAGGCGCGCGCTCGCGAGGTCATCGTCGCGAAGACCGCCCGCTACTCCGTGGAGAACCCCCTGCTGCTGGGCGCGGTGCTCGCCGGGGCGGACGAGGTGGCGCTCGAGTCGATCCGCGAGTACGGCCTGCCGCTCGGCGAGGCCTTCCAGCTCCGCGACGACCTGCTCGGGGTGTTCGGCGACCCGGAGGCCACGGGCAAGCCGGCGGGCGACGACCTCCGCGAGGGCAAGCGCACCGTGCTCGTCGCGCGGGCGATGGGCCGCGCGGTCGCGACGGGCGACGCGGAGCTCGCGGACGCGCTGCACGCCGGGCTCGGGGACCGCGGCCTCGACGACGCCTCCTGCCGGGCGCTCGCCGACCGGATCGCCGGCAGCGGCGCGGTCGCCGAGGTGGAGGATCTGATCGCGGGGCTCGGCGACCGGGCGTTCGCCGCGCTCGCCGCCGCGCCGCTGGCCGAGGACGGCCGGGACATGCTGGTCCGCCTGGCCCACGCGGCGGTCGACCGCCGCGCCTGA
- a CDS encoding Rv2175c family DNA-binding protein — MTAQPQPDDLVDSWLTVPDVADELGIDAGKVRRLLKERRLVGVRRGEPPVLSVPAAFLVPVDAANPVADPHGDADDDAPVARAAVLASLQGTLSVLGDTGFSDAEAIVWLFTPDESLPGRPVDALRAGHKTEVRRRAQAQL; from the coding sequence GTGACTGCGCAGCCCCAGCCCGATGACCTGGTCGACTCCTGGCTGACCGTGCCCGACGTGGCCGACGAGCTCGGCATCGACGCCGGCAAGGTCCGCCGCCTCCTCAAGGAGCGCCGCCTCGTGGGCGTGCGCCGGGGCGAGCCCCCGGTGCTGAGCGTCCCGGCCGCCTTCCTGGTGCCGGTGGACGCCGCGAACCCGGTGGCCGACCCGCACGGCGACGCCGACGACGACGCCCCGGTCGCGCGCGCGGCCGTGCTCGCGTCCCTGCAGGGCACGCTGTCCGTGCTCGGGGACACCGGGTTCTCCGACGCGGAGGCGATCGTCTGGCTGTTCACGCCGGACGAGTCGCTGCCGGGCCGGCCGGTCGACGCCCTGCGGGCCGGCCACAAGACCGAGGTGCGCCGCCGGGCGCAGGCCCAGCTCTAG
- a CDS encoding lytic transglycosylase domain-containing protein, with translation MTQPALALTDQADLRQDGTPARTPGRRGRRLATGTGAIAIAAVAVTATGGVAHADEQHTVRSGDTVSHIAARHGTTVSAVRSANGLDARAFIREGQRLTIPTSGTAAAPAAAAAPAATGGSHTVASGETVSAIAKKYGTTVSAVVAANGLDSRAFIRVGQTLSIPGTGATAPATAAAPAATGGSHTVASGETVSAIAKKYGTTVSAVVAANGLDSRAFIRVGQTLSIPGTGATAPATAAAPAAATGGSHTVASGETVSAIAKKYGTTVSAVVAANGLDSRAFIRVGQTLSIPGTGATATAAAATSGTTLVGNTFLGRTYAPSVVASANANKATLLAMGVPSKSAMQAKVAATARTMGVDPALAQAIATQESGFDQTAVSPANAIGTMQVIPTSGEWASQLVGRDLNLLDPDDNVVAGVAILRQLVKTSPDLPTAIASYYQGAGSVKRNGMFSDTRRYVANVQTLMARY, from the coding sequence ATGACGCAGCCCGCCCTCGCCCTCACGGACCAGGCCGACCTCCGCCAGGACGGCACCCCGGCCCGCACGCCCGGGCGCCGCGGCCGCCGGCTCGCGACCGGGACCGGCGCGATCGCCATCGCCGCCGTCGCCGTGACCGCCACCGGCGGCGTCGCGCACGCGGACGAGCAGCACACGGTGCGCTCGGGCGACACCGTCAGCCACATCGCCGCCCGCCACGGCACGACGGTGTCCGCGGTGCGCTCGGCCAACGGCCTCGACGCGCGCGCCTTCATCCGCGAGGGCCAGCGCCTCACCATCCCGACGTCCGGAACCGCCGCGGCTCCCGCAGCCGCAGCCGCGCCCGCCGCCACCGGCGGGTCGCACACCGTCGCCTCCGGCGAGACCGTCTCGGCCATCGCGAAGAAGTACGGCACCACCGTCTCCGCCGTCGTCGCCGCCAACGGGCTCGACTCCCGCGCGTTCATCCGCGTCGGCCAGACCCTGAGCATCCCCGGCACCGGCGCCACCGCCCCGGCCACCGCAGCCGCGCCCGCCGCCACCGGCGGGTCCCACACCGTCGCCTCCGGCGAGACCGTCTCGGCCATCGCGAAGAAGTACGGCACCACCGTCTCCGCCGTCGTCGCCGCCAACGGGCTCGACTCCCGCGCGTTCATCCGCGTCGGCCAGACCCTCAGCATCCCCGGCACCGGCGCCACCGCCCCGGCCACCGCAGCCGCCCCCGCAGCCGCCACCGGCGGGTCCCACACCGTCGCCTCCGGCGAGACCGTCTCGGCCATCGCGAAGAAGTACGGCACCACCGTCTCCGCCGTCGTCGCCGCCAACGGGCTCGACTCCCGCGCGTTCATCCGCGTCGGCCAGACCCTGAGCATCCCCGGCACCGGCGCCACCGCCACGGCCGCCGCCGCGACGTCGGGCACCACGCTGGTCGGCAACACGTTCCTCGGCCGCACCTACGCGCCGAGCGTCGTCGCCTCCGCCAACGCGAACAAGGCCACGCTCCTCGCCATGGGCGTCCCCTCCAAGAGCGCGATGCAGGCCAAGGTCGCCGCGACCGCCCGCACCATGGGCGTCGACCCGGCCCTCGCGCAGGCGATCGCCACCCAGGAGTCCGGCTTCGACCAGACCGCCGTGTCCCCGGCCAACGCGATCGGCACGATGCAGGTCATCCCGACCTCCGGCGAGTGGGCCTCGCAGCTCGTGGGGCGCGACCTCAACCTGCTGGACCCGGACGACAACGTGGTGGCCGGCGTCGCGATCCTGCGCCAGCTCGTGAAGACGTCGCCGGACCTGCCGACGGCCATCGCCTCGTACTACCAGGGCGCCGGCTCCGTGAAGCGGAACGGCATGTTCAGCGACACCCGGCGGTACGTCGCGAACGTCCAGACGCTGATGGCGCGCTACTGA
- the pknB gene encoding Stk1 family PASTA domain-containing Ser/Thr kinase, translated as MGATVTDPLVGQLVDGRYEVVSRIARGGMATVYLAVDRRLDRDVALKVMHPHLAEGAAGADFVARFRREARAAARLTHPGLVGVYDQGVDGETSYLTMEYVDGVNLRRHLAERGSLTVGEALDVAERVLDALAAAHRAGLVHRDVKPENVLLASDGRIKVADFGLARAVTEVTSTTTGTVFGTVAYLAPELVVHGTSDARTDVYAAGVLLYEMLTGAQPFTGETPIQIAFQHVNSDVPAPSDAASWLPVEVDELVAALAAREPDDRPADAAAALALLRRTRTALDPATLARRADVAPAVALPQATDPDDAPAAAAPGDEDPAPADATTRIEAPGRTVALPIGVVTASAPGTPVPARRSRRRRWWVLAAVLLVGLVGGGAWWYTQVGPGAYTTVPEVSGLTQDAAVAALEDEGLTADPAEQFHDTVVAGTVISADPGDGDRVRKDGTVTLHVSRGPDFVEVPADLVKTMQDEAAAVLDSIGVESVVAEGDHYDDVAAIGEVLAATDKAGNPVGAGSQVVRGSTVTLTLSDGPEPVTIVSVTRATLEEATATLDGLGLKVAVVEAFSDDLEAGLVISQDPVGGTPGHRTDTVTLTVSKGPETVEMPNLRGKQYDEAAAALEALGLKAERQNVLGGIFGTVRDQSVVAGEAVPKGTTVRLTVV; from the coding sequence GTGGGAGCAACCGTCACCGATCCGCTCGTCGGCCAGCTGGTCGACGGGCGCTACGAGGTCGTGTCGCGCATCGCGCGCGGCGGCATGGCCACGGTGTACCTCGCGGTGGACCGGCGCCTGGACCGGGACGTCGCGCTCAAGGTCATGCACCCGCACCTCGCCGAGGGCGCCGCGGGCGCGGACTTCGTGGCGCGGTTCCGGCGGGAGGCGCGGGCGGCCGCACGGCTGACGCACCCGGGGCTCGTCGGCGTCTACGACCAGGGCGTCGACGGCGAGACCTCCTACCTCACGATGGAGTACGTCGACGGCGTGAACCTGCGCCGGCACCTCGCCGAGCGCGGGTCCCTCACCGTCGGCGAGGCGCTCGACGTGGCCGAGCGGGTGCTGGACGCGCTCGCCGCCGCGCACCGCGCCGGCCTGGTGCACCGGGACGTCAAGCCCGAGAACGTGCTGCTGGCGTCGGACGGCCGGATCAAGGTCGCGGACTTCGGGCTGGCCCGGGCGGTCACCGAGGTCACCTCGACGACGACCGGCACGGTGTTCGGCACGGTCGCCTACCTCGCGCCGGAGCTCGTGGTGCACGGGACCAGCGACGCCCGGACCGACGTGTACGCCGCGGGCGTGCTGCTGTACGAGATGCTCACCGGCGCCCAGCCGTTCACCGGCGAGACGCCCATCCAGATCGCGTTCCAGCACGTGAACTCCGACGTGCCCGCGCCGTCCGACGCCGCGTCCTGGCTGCCGGTCGAGGTGGACGAGCTCGTCGCCGCCCTTGCCGCGCGCGAGCCCGACGACCGGCCCGCCGACGCCGCCGCCGCGCTCGCCCTGCTCCGGCGGACCCGCACCGCCCTGGACCCCGCCACACTGGCGCGCCGCGCGGACGTGGCGCCCGCCGTCGCGCTCCCCCAGGCCACCGACCCCGACGACGCCCCCGCGGCCGCGGCACCCGGGGACGAGGACCCGGCACCCGCCGACGCCACCACCCGGATCGAGGCGCCCGGCCGCACCGTGGCGCTGCCCATCGGCGTCGTCACCGCGTCCGCTCCCGGCACACCGGTACCCGCCCGGCGGTCCCGCCGGCGGCGCTGGTGGGTGCTCGCCGCCGTCCTGCTCGTCGGCCTGGTCGGCGGCGGGGCGTGGTGGTACACCCAGGTCGGCCCGGGCGCCTACACGACGGTGCCGGAGGTCTCCGGCCTCACGCAGGACGCCGCCGTGGCGGCGCTCGAGGACGAGGGGCTGACCGCGGACCCCGCGGAGCAGTTCCACGACACGGTCGTCGCGGGCACGGTCATCTCCGCCGACCCCGGCGACGGCGACCGGGTCCGCAAGGACGGGACGGTCACGCTCCACGTCTCGCGCGGGCCGGACTTCGTCGAGGTGCCCGCGGACCTGGTGAAGACGATGCAGGACGAGGCCGCCGCGGTGCTGGACTCGATCGGCGTCGAGTCGGTCGTCGCCGAGGGTGACCACTACGACGACGTCGCGGCGATCGGCGAGGTCCTCGCGGCGACGGACAAGGCCGGCAACCCTGTGGGCGCCGGGTCCCAGGTGGTGCGCGGGTCCACGGTGACCCTGACGCTGTCCGACGGGCCCGAGCCCGTGACGATCGTGTCGGTGACCCGGGCGACGCTCGAGGAGGCGACCGCGACCCTGGACGGTCTGGGGCTGAAGGTGGCCGTCGTGGAGGCGTTCAGCGACGACCTCGAGGCCGGCCTGGTCATCTCGCAGGACCCCGTGGGCGGCACCCCCGGGCACCGGACGGACACCGTCACCCTGACCGTGTCCAAGGGCCCGGAGACCGTCGAGATGCCGAACCTCCGCGGGAAGCAGTACGACGAGGCGGCTGCCGCCCTGGAGGCGCTGGGCCTCAAGGCCGAGCGGCAGAACGTCCTCGGCGGCATCTTCGGCACCGTGCGCGACCAGAGCGTCGTCGCCGGCGAGGCCGTGCCGAAGGGCACCACGGTCCGCCTCACGGTGGTCTGA
- a CDS encoding class II 3-deoxy-7-phosphoheptulonate synthase: MSVEADPTVLQGLEHWRTLPVTQQPAWPDADALARVGARLAGLPPLVFAGEADALRGQLAAAGRGEAFLLQGGDCAETFAEATADNIRGKIMTVLQMAVVLTYGASLPVIKMGRMAGQYAKPRSSETETRDGVTLPAFRGDIINGFEFTPEARTPDPERLLDAYHTSASTLNLIRAFTTGGFASLLRVHEWNRGFTANPAYARYEEIAAEIDRAIRFMAACGADFDALRTVDFYSSHEGLLLDYERPLTRIDSRTGLPYDCSAHFLWIGERTRQLDGAHVDYFSRVHNPLGIKLGPTSTADDALRLIDKLNPSAEAGRITFITRMGASKIRDLLPTLVEKVTADGRPVTWVCDPMHGNGITSASGYKTRRFSDVMDEVAGFFEVHRALGTVPGGLHIELTGDDVTEVLGGAEEIDDAGLARRYETLVDPRLNHQQSLELAFQVVELLRRS, from the coding sequence ATGAGCGTCGAGGCCGACCCGACGGTGCTCCAGGGCCTGGAGCACTGGCGGACCCTGCCCGTCACGCAGCAGCCCGCCTGGCCCGACGCGGACGCCCTCGCCCGCGTCGGCGCCCGGCTGGCCGGCCTGCCCCCGCTCGTGTTCGCGGGGGAGGCCGACGCGCTGCGCGGCCAGCTCGCGGCCGCCGGCCGGGGCGAGGCGTTCCTGCTGCAGGGCGGCGACTGCGCCGAGACGTTCGCGGAGGCCACGGCCGACAACATCCGCGGCAAGATCATGACCGTCCTGCAGATGGCCGTCGTGCTCACGTACGGCGCCAGCCTGCCGGTCATCAAGATGGGCCGGATGGCGGGGCAGTACGCCAAGCCGCGCTCGTCCGAGACCGAGACCCGGGACGGCGTCACGCTGCCCGCGTTCCGGGGCGACATCATCAACGGCTTCGAGTTCACCCCCGAGGCCCGCACGCCGGACCCGGAGCGGCTGCTCGACGCCTACCACACGTCCGCGTCGACGCTGAACCTCATCCGCGCGTTCACCACCGGGGGCTTCGCGTCGCTGCTGCGGGTGCACGAGTGGAACCGGGGCTTCACCGCCAACCCGGCGTACGCCCGGTACGAGGAGATCGCCGCGGAGATCGACCGCGCGATCCGGTTCATGGCCGCGTGCGGGGCGGACTTCGACGCCCTGCGGACCGTGGACTTCTACTCGAGCCACGAGGGGCTGCTGCTCGACTACGAGCGGCCCCTCACCCGGATCGACTCGCGGACCGGCCTGCCGTACGACTGCTCGGCGCACTTCCTGTGGATCGGGGAGCGCACGCGGCAGCTCGACGGGGCGCACGTGGACTACTTCTCCCGCGTGCACAACCCCCTCGGCATCAAGCTCGGCCCGACCTCGACGGCGGACGACGCGCTGCGGCTGATCGACAAGCTCAACCCCAGCGCCGAGGCCGGCCGGATCACGTTCATCACCCGCATGGGGGCGAGCAAGATCCGCGACCTGCTGCCGACGCTGGTCGAGAAGGTCACGGCCGACGGCCGCCCCGTCACGTGGGTGTGCGACCCGATGCACGGCAACGGCATCACCTCGGCGTCCGGGTACAAGACCCGCCGGTTCTCCGACGTCATGGACGAGGTCGCCGGGTTCTTCGAGGTGCACCGCGCGCTCGGCACCGTGCCGGGCGGGCTGCACATCGAGCTCACCGGGGACGACGTCACCGAGGTGCTCGGCGGCGCGGAGGAGATCGACGACGCCGGGCTGGCCCGCCGGTACGAGACGCTCGTCGACCCGCGGCTGAACCACCAGCAGTCGCTGGAGCTCGCGTTCCAGGTGGTGGAGCTGCTCCGCCGGAGCTGA